CCTGGCCATCCCGCCGCAGTGGGTGCCGCTGCCGCCTTCGGGCGAGAACTACGCCTCGGCCATCGCCGATCCACTGCTGACGCAGGCGTTGCTGAGTAGCGCGATCATCGCCCTGGGGACGACGATCCTCACACTGCTGCTGGCCGCGCCGCTCACCTATGCGATCACTCGGACGGGGGTGCCGGGCTCCCGTTCGATGCTGTTGGCCATGATGGTGGCCCAGCTGCTGCCCAGCATCGTGTTGGCGGCGCCGTTGCTGCTGCTCATGCGCATCATCGGCCTCACCGACACTCACCTTGGGCTCATCCTGGCCGACACCACGCTGACGCTGCCGTTCGCCGTGATCGTGCTGCGGCCGCTGATGGCCGCGCTGCCCATGGAGTTGGAGGAGGCCGCCAGGATGGACGGGGCCTCGATGGTGGACGTGCTGCGGCGGGTGGTGCTGCCGGTGCTGCGTCCCGGACTGATCGCGGCGGGCGCCTTCGCGTTCCTGCTGGCCTGGGGCGAGTTCGTCTTCGGTATCACCCTGGCCAGTTCGGAGTCGGTGCAGCCGGTCACCGTGCTGCTGAACTCCTTCGTCGGCCGGTACGGAACGGCCTGGGGATCGTTGATGGCTGTGGCGACGCTGATCAGCGTCCCGATCGTGCTGATCTTCGCGGCGTTCCAGCGTTTCATCGTCAGCGGTCTCACCTCGGGCAGCGTCAAGGCCTGACCACATCCGTCGCCGCCGTGATGCCGGTCGGAGCGGACTACGAAACGGCGGCGACTCGACACGGTCTCGAAGTGGCAGCGAAGCACTTGAACGACGCTTCCGACGTCTTCCGCTGCGCGAGGTGATGGGTTACGTTCGAATCGGCCGTCACTCCAATGAGGACGGTGCAGTTTCTGCTGCGCGATGGGGGAAGCCGGTGCGAATCCGGCGCTGACCCGCAACCGTGAGCGCCTGCCTGTGGCAGGTGCGAGTCGGACTGCCCATCGTGCCGCATTGTCCAGCTCCTCTGTCGTGGAATGCAGCGCGGAGCTTCGGAGCCGATCGGCTCCGGACTGCGGTCTGCGGTGAACCGAAGGGAACTCCAGGCCATGTCCTCGAGTCGTTCGATCCATCGTGTCTTAGCCGGATTCTTCGCGGGCGCCCTGCTGGTGGCGGGCGCACCCGCCGTCGCTGCGGCCGACCCGCTGCCCGACGAGGTCGGTATCGCCGCCTGGACCGACGGGCCGTGCACCGGAAGCAGCGGTGTCACGGTGGTCGTCGACTTCACCGGGCACGCCGGTGGCGAGGTGGTCCGGCGGTGCACCGACCTCGACCCCGCCACGGCCTTCGCCGCGCTGACCGATGTCGACGTCGCACCCGAGCACGGCGTCGGAGAGGGCGAGGCGGGCCCCTACCAGTACCTGTGTCGGATCGACGGCCTGCCCAGTGCGACCGACGACAGCTGCACCGGGTTCCTGCCCGACGCGTCCTACTGGGCGTTCTGGGTGCCCGACGTGACCGGCACGGCCTGGGGCTACGCCGACGAGGGCGTGGACACCTACGACCCGCCGTCGGGTGATGTCCTCGGCTTCTCCTTCGGTGCGGGCACCGCCGCAGACCCGAACGAGATGAGCCTGACGCTGGCCGAGGCCCTCGATCCCGATTGGGTGCCCGCGCCCTGATGGTCCGATTCCGCTCCGGGCTCGCGGCAGGCGCACTCCTGCTGATCGTCGGGCTCGTTCATCCCACCGCCTCGGCGGATCCGACACCGGGTGTCGGATCCGCCGAGGCGGGCACGGCGGCCGGGTTCCTGGAACGGGAACTCGTCCGACTGGACTACGTCTTCCCGTCCACCACCCCGGGGACGCCGGACAGTGGCCTGCTGGCGGACACCCTGATCGGGCTGCACGCGGCCGACCGGCATGGCGAGGCCTTCTCCCAGGGAGTGCGCTCGCTGCGGGAGATGTACTACAACGGCCGGATCACCGTCTCCGGCGGTGTCGCGAAACGCCTGATGGTCGCCGTTCGGGCGGGCGTCGACCCCACCGATTGGGGGGTGGACTCCGAGGGCGTGCCGATCGACCTTCCCGCGCGGTTGTCCGCGACCCTCGACGTCGACGGGCGCTATCGCAATCTCAACGTCGGCGAGTACGACCCTCGTCGCGACCTGTCCAACACCTTCTCGCAGTCTCTGGCGTTGATGGCGATGCAGGAGCACGCCGACCAGGCGCGGCTGACCCTCGATCAACAACCCAGCATCGACTACCTGGTCCGCCAACAGTGCCCGAGCGGCGGATTCCGCAACGCCCCGCCCGTCGCCGACGTCGGATCGACGTGTTCGGAGACCGACGACGCACTGGTCAGTGTGGACAACACGGCGATGGCGGTCTGGGCGCTGGCGGAGGTCGGCGGCGACCAGGCGGCCTTGGACCGGGGTGTGCGGTGGTTGCGCGAGCGGCAACACTCCGGCGGCGGATTCGGCTTCGACTCCTCCTCGCCGCAGCTGATCGAGCAGACCCTCAACGCCAACAGCACCGGACTGGCCGCGCTCGCCCTCACCTCGGCGGGCGCAGCCGAGCCCGCCGGGAGGGCGGGTGGCTGGCTGAGTTCGGTACAGCTTCCCCCCGACGTCGCACCGGGGGACATGGCGGGCGCGGTGTCCTACTCGACACAGGACTATCTGGACGTCTTGGAGGACGGCCCGCTCTATTGGAGTCGCGCGGGCAACCAGGACCGGCTGCGCCGCTCGACCTCGCAGGCGCTGCTCGGGTTGTCCGCGACGCCACCGACGGACCCGCCTCCGCCACCCGCGCCGGAACCTCCCCCGACCGATCCTCCGCGAGAATCCGAACCGCCCGAGCCCGGTGAACCGGGAGTACCGGGAGTACCGGGAGCGCCGGGCCGACCGGGGGCTCCTGGGGAGCCGGGTGCGCCGGGGCAACCCGGCCTGCCGGGTCTACCGGGTCATGCCGGGTCACCCGGGTACGCCGGTACGAACGGCCTCGATGGGGAGTCCGCCGAGGAGACGGCCGAGGAGACCGAACAGGCGACCGGTGAATCCGACCGTTCCGAGCTGTCTTGGTTCGGCGGCCAGACTCCACAGCCGAGCACCGAGGACCACGCGTCCGCAGCGACGAACCCGCCGGGCCCGGCCGCAGCGCTCATCGCCTTCCTTCGGACTCCGGCGGGTTCGGCGACGGCGATCGGTGCGGCATTACTGCTCGCGGCGGCGAGTTATCTGTTGATCGGCCGGTTGGGTCGACGAGCGAAGGTGTGACGCCGATGAGGCTGGTGCAACGGGTCGGTGTCATCGCGGTCGCGACCCTCGCGGCCCTCGCGGGCACGGTGATCGGAACGGCTCCGGTTCCCGCCGAGGCCCAGGCCTGCACGGCGTCCACCGGGGTCGTGGTCGTCGTCGACTTCGGCGCCCTCGGCGGTTCGGCGGTGTCCCGCTGTGTGCCCGGCACGCCCGAGACCGGCTACGCCGCCCTGCAGGAGGCGGGGTTCCGACTGGCGGGCACCGCGCACGACGGGGCGGGGTTCATCTGTCGTATCGACGGTCGGCCCGGGCCCGAGCAGGAGGCGTGCGATGACACGCCCTCCGGCGACGCCTACTGGTCGTACTGGGTCGACGAACCGGGCGGTAACGGCTGGTCGTACAGCAGCAGGGGCGCACTGGCGTCCTATCCCGAAGTCGACCGGATCGAGGGCTGGTCCTTCGGCGCGGGCGATCCGCCCGGGTTGACCGGCGCGGCCGCCAGGTCGCATTTCACCGGCGCCGAGCCGCCCGAGGAGGGCCCCGGCGCGCCGGACGCCGACCGGCCGGGGACGCCGGACCGTCCGTCGCCGGGCGATCCAGCAGCACCGCCCGAGGAACCCCGAACACCGGATCAGGCCCAGCTTCCCGACGCGCCGAATTCCGACCAGAACGGCGATCGAGCCGACGTCGACTCGAGCGACGCACCGGAATCCGCATCGCAGGACCCGTCCGCAGGGCAGGAAGCCGAGTCCCCCGGTTCGGCGTCGCAGGACGGTGGGCAACAGGTCGCAGGCGAGGCCGCCGAGGAGACCGCCGGCGGCGTGCCCTGGGCGACGCTGATCGCCTTCGCGGCGATCTGGGTGCTGGGCATCGCCGCCGGGATCGCAGCGAGGAGGAGACGACGTCGGGCCGAGTAGGCCTGTCGCCCCCTCGACGACGTGGCCGCCGGGTCCGGCGCGCGGGTGCTAGACGATGCTCGATCCCCTGGCGAGGAACAACATGACGACCAGACCCGAGGTCAGGACGGTGGCGTGGAAGGGCCACCGACTCGTCGGAGCGGCCGGTAGAGCGGTGCCCGTGATCGCCACAAGCCCGGCCACCCCGGCGAGGAGCAGGCTGATCAGCGTGATCCGGTCGGGCGCCGCCAGCAGGACGGCGACGGCCGTGAGCAACAGCAACGGCGTCAGGACACGGCAGGCGGTACGGCCGATCCGTTGAGGGAACCCGTGCACTCCGGTCGCCACATCGCCCTCGATGTCGGGCATCGCGTTGACCAGGTGGGCGGCCACCCCCAGCAGGGCCGCCACCAGGACCGCCCACCAGGCGGGCCACGGCCTGTCGGGCAGGCCGAGGGTGATGAACGGCAGCAGCGAGCCGAAGCCCACCGCGTAGGCCAGTGGGGACATCAGGGTGCGCTTGAGCCCCAGGTTGTAGGCCCATCCCGCGACCGTGCCCACCAGGTGGATCGACCCGGCGAGCACCCCGCCTGCCAGTGACAGCGGAATGCAGACCGCCAACGCGATCGCGGCGGCCACCGCCACCGAGTTCCCGTCGATCCCGCCGGTCGCCGCGGGCTTGTCCCGACGGCCGGTGCGCAGATCTCGGCGAGCGTCGATCGCGTCGTTACTCCAGCCGATGGACAGCTGCCCGGCCAGCACCGCCGCCGCGACCAACGTCGCTCCCGCAGATCCCCGGCCGACCGCCACCGCGAGAATCGTCGCGAAGGCGGTGACCGCCACCGTCGGTCCGGGGTGGGCGCTGCCCAGCAGCGCCACGATCCGCCGTCCGGTCGACGGCGGCCGGTCGAGACCGACGGCGGGCTCGGTCGGGGGCGGTGGGCTGGTCCGACGGCGCAGTTCCACTCGGTCAGTCTTACCCGCAGCGCGCGGGATCCGACACCGCCGCCACGCGCGAGGACATACCTTCGGGCCTCGCCGACGACTATGTTCGGCAGCAGGATTCTCGCCAGCAGGCAGGCCCGAGGGAAACCCGTCGACAAGGGATGGTCGCCAATGCCGTGGTATCTCCTGCTCGTAGCGGCCGTGGGGTTGGAGCGGCTGGCCGAGCTCGTCGTGGCCCGCCGCAACCAGCAGCGAAGCCTGGCCAGGGGCGCCCGAGAGTACGGGCAGGGCCACTACCCGGTCATGGTCGTGCTGCACACCAGTCTGTTGGTGGCCTGTGTGGCCGAGGTCGTCCTAGCGGATCGACCGTTCATCCCCGCGCTGGGGGTGCCCATGCTGGTCCTCGTGCTGCTCGCACAAGCCCTGCGTTGGTGGTGCATCCGCACTCTCGGCGATGCCTGGAACACCCGGGTGTTGGTCGTGCCGGGGGCCGAGTTGGTCGCGGGTGGGCCTTATCGCTTCCTCCGGCACCCCAACTACGTCGCGGTCGTCGTGGAGATCGTTGCACTGCCACTGGTGCACTCGGCCTGGCTGACGGCGGTGGTGTTCAGCGTCGCCAACGCGGCGCTGCTCACGGTGCGCATCCGATGTGAGAACGCCGCGTTGGACCAGCCACGGCCCGCGATCGCGTGACCGGGGACGCCGATCTGTTGATCGCCGGGGGCGGCCCGGCAGGGTTGGCGACGGCCCTGTACGCACTTCGCGCAGGGTTGCAACCGATGATCGTCGAACCCCGCTCCGAGGGGACGGACAAGGCCTGCGGCGAGGGCCTGATGCCGAGCGCGGTACGGGCGCTGGACGAGCTGGGCGTGTCGGTGCCGGGACAGCCGATCAGCGGGATCCGCTATGTCCAGGATGGACTTCGCGTGGCAGCGGAATTCCGGGATGGCACGGGATTGGGCGTACGCAGGACGGTCCTGCACACCGCGTTGCACCGAGCGGCGGTGGCGGCGGGGGTGCCGATCCGCCGTGGCAGGGTGACGGAGGTCCGGTCCGAGTCCGCCGGTGTCGTCGTCCCGGAGCTAGGGCTGCGCGGGCGCTGGCTCGTCGCCGCCGACGGATTGCACTCGCCGGTGGCCCGCGGTCTCGGCCTGGTGGTCGACGATCGGCGGGCTCCCCGGTTCGGTCTGCGCAGGCACTTCGCCGTGGCGCCCGGTTCCTCCTCGGTGGAGGTGCACCACGGACCACACGGCGAGGCCTATCTGACGCCGGTGGGCCCCGAGCTGACCGGCGTCGCGTTGTTGACGACACGTCGGGCGCCGTTCGGCACGCAGCTCGCCGCGTTTCCCGCCTTGGCGCAGCGTTTCACGCCCGAGCTGGCGGTGACGGCCGTGCGTGGCGCCGGTCCGCTGCGACGGCGGGTCCGCCGCCGCGTCGCCGATCGAGTCCTGCTGGTCGGCGACGCGGCGGGCTATGTGGATGCCATCACGGGCGAGGGCATCGCCTTGGCGTTGTCGGGGGCGGCGGCGTTGGTCGACTGTCTGCGGCGGGGTCGACCGCAGGACTACGAGGCTGTGTGGCGGCGGGCCACCCGACGGCATCGGTTGTTGACGGAGTTGCTCGTCGCGGCACGGACCACTCCGCTGACGGCGAATCGGATCGTGCCCGCAGCCAGGCGGTTCCCCTCGGTGTTCGCCGCCGTGGTCAACGCCCTGGCGTGACGGCCGAGCATCCCATCGACATCGGGGTCACCAGCGGAGCAGGACGAGCTCCGAGCAGAAGCCGGGGCCCATCGCGAGCAGCACCGCGAAGGAGCCCGGAGCGGGTGCCTCGGCGATCGTGCGACGCAGCACGTCCAGGACGGAGGCGGAGGACAGGTTTCCGTTGGCGGCCAGCGATGCCACGGTGTGCCGCAGCGCGTCGGGAGCCAGGTCGAGGGAGTCCCGGACCGCCTCGATGACCTTGGGGCCGCCGGGATGACAGATCCAGTGCGCGATGTCGCCCGTGGTGAGACCGTGGTCGGAGAGGAAGGCGACCACGTCCTTGCTGAGGAATTCCCGGGCGATGGCCGGGACGTCGGTGGAGAGCACCAGCCGGAAGCCGTCGGCTCCGATGTCCCAGCCCATGACCGCTTCGCTGTCGGGATAGAGCCTGCTACGGGTGGCGATCACGGTCGGCCCTGGGTGTTCGATCTCGCAGGCGCTGCCGGTCAACACGACGGCGGCGGCCCCGTCGCCGAACAGACTGCTGCCGACGATGTTGGCCGCCGAGGCATCGCCGCGTTGCAGGGTCAGCGAGCACAGTTCCACCGAGAGCAGGATCGCCACCTGATCGGGCCAGGCCAGCAGATAGTCGTGCACCCGCGCGATCCCCGCAGCGCCCGCGACGCAACCGAGGCCGAACATCGGAATTCGCTTCACGTCCTCGCGCAGCCCCAACCGCTGCGCCAATCTGGCCTCCAAAGACGGGACGGCCAATCCCGTGACGGTCGTCGAGACCACCAGATCGACCTCCTCCGGTGCGATGCCCGCCACCGCCAATGCGCGGCGCACCGCCTGCTCGCCCAGTTCCAACGCGGAGGCGAGATAGGCCTCGTTGGCCTCGGTGAAGTCCGCCAATCGGCGCAACCGTTCGATGGGAACCGCGAAATGTCTGGTCCGAACGCCGGAGTTACCCGAGATGCGCTGCGCCGCACGCCGACGTGAGTCACCGGGAGAGAGGATCTCCTCGACGAATGCCGCCGAGATCTCCTCCTGCCGATAGACGTGCTCGGGGAAGGCCATCGCGGACGAGGCCACCCGTGCTCCACTGCCGGGCCACCGGGTCGCCTCCCGTGTCGCGGCACCGTGGTGACCGGCGGAGTTCTCCCTGCGCTGAGACATCGACATCCTCCACTCGCGTCCCCGGTTCGCGTCCCACTGCGCGGCAGGCGCGATCGCCGCTCAAGCCGGACGTCGAGTGTCTGCGGTCACGACTGAGAAAGCTCAATGCCACCGCCGGGGATGGAATTGGTTCAACGGTCGATGTTCATCATCCATGGGTTGGGGCGGGCCGGCAGCCGTGCGACGCACGTCGGCGCTGGTCGGCGCAGCGCACCATCCATTCGCGACTCGCCGGTAGGCCGGTCGTCCCATCGCAGCACGCCGAAGGGCGTAGCCAGGACCGGCGCGT
This Actinoalloteichus hymeniacidonis DNA region includes the following protein-coding sequences:
- a CDS encoding NAD(P)/FAD-dependent oxidoreductase codes for the protein MTGDADLLIAGGGPAGLATALYALRAGLQPMIVEPRSEGTDKACGEGLMPSAVRALDELGVSVPGQPISGIRYVQDGLRVAAEFRDGTGLGVRRTVLHTALHRAAVAAGVPIRRGRVTEVRSESAGVVVPELGLRGRWLVAADGLHSPVARGLGLVVDDRRAPRFGLRRHFAVAPGSSSVEVHHGPHGEAYLTPVGPELTGVALLTTRRAPFGTQLAAFPALAQRFTPELAVTAVRGAGPLRRRVRRRVADRVLLVGDAAGYVDAITGEGIALALSGAAALVDCLRRGRPQDYEAVWRRATRRHRLLTELLVAARTTPLTANRIVPAARRFPSVFAAVVNALA
- a CDS encoding type III polyketide synthase — protein: MSQRRENSAGHHGAATREATRWPGSGARVASSAMAFPEHVYRQEEISAAFVEEILSPGDSRRRAAQRISGNSGVRTRHFAVPIERLRRLADFTEANEAYLASALELGEQAVRRALAVAGIAPEEVDLVVSTTVTGLAVPSLEARLAQRLGLREDVKRIPMFGLGCVAGAAGIARVHDYLLAWPDQVAILLSVELCSLTLQRGDASAANIVGSSLFGDGAAAVVLTGSACEIEHPGPTVIATRSRLYPDSEAVMGWDIGADGFRLVLSTDVPAIAREFLSKDVVAFLSDHGLTTGDIAHWICHPGGPKVIEAVRDSLDLAPDALRHTVASLAANGNLSSASVLDVLRRTIAEAPAPGSFAVLLAMGPGFCSELVLLRW
- a CDS encoding UbiA family prenyltransferase, which codes for MELRRRTSPPPPTEPAVGLDRPPSTGRRIVALLGSAHPGPTVAVTAFATILAVAVGRGSAGATLVAAAVLAGQLSIGWSNDAIDARRDLRTGRRDKPAATGGIDGNSVAVAAAIALAVCIPLSLAGGVLAGSIHLVGTVAGWAYNLGLKRTLMSPLAYAVGFGSLLPFITLGLPDRPWPAWWAVLVAALLGVAAHLVNAMPDIEGDVATGVHGFPQRIGRTACRVLTPLLLLTAVAVLLAAPDRITLISLLLAGVAGLVAITGTALPAAPTSRWPFHATVLTSGLVVMLFLARGSSIV
- a CDS encoding carbohydrate ABC transporter permease translates to MTRTRRPWLLTGIATAIVAVFLLPLYWMVATSLKRPENVLAIPPQWVPLPPSGENYASAIADPLLTQALLSSAIIALGTTILTLLLAAPLTYAITRTGVPGSRSMLLAMMVAQLLPSIVLAAPLLLLMRIIGLTDTHLGLILADTTLTLPFAVIVLRPLMAALPMELEEAARMDGASMVDVLRRVVLPVLRPGLIAAGAFAFLLAWGEFVFGITLASSESVQPVTVLLNSFVGRYGTAWGSLMAVATLISVPIVLIFAAFQRFIVSGLTSGSVKA
- a CDS encoding isoprenylcysteine carboxyl methyltransferase family protein, with amino-acid sequence MPWYLLLVAAVGLERLAELVVARRNQQRSLARGAREYGQGHYPVMVVLHTSLLVACVAEVVLADRPFIPALGVPMLVLVLLAQALRWWCIRTLGDAWNTRVLVVPGAELVAGGPYRFLRHPNYVAVVVEIVALPLVHSAWLTAVVFSVANAALLTVRIRCENAALDQPRPAIA